A single window of Oncorhynchus keta strain PuntledgeMale-10-30-2019 chromosome 34, Oket_V2, whole genome shotgun sequence DNA harbors:
- the LOC118366702 gene encoding protocadherin-17-like, whose product MRLPVICFLLFWAKARTLKNLNYSVPEEQGPGTVIGNIAKDAGFGPVEKGTKSNFRVLENSAPHLIDVDSESGLLFTKQRIDRETLCKRNPKCQLSMEVFANDKEICMIKIDVVDINDNSPSFPSDHINIDISENAAAGTRFPLTIAHDSDSGQNGIKTYQVTRDDYNTFSLDLKLRGDGTIYPELVVQRPLDREDQSHHTLLLTAIDGGEYPRSGSMQINVRVTDSNDNSPVFDKPSYMLELPENSPPGRMLIDVNATDQDEGSNGQVVYSFSGYASDRVQELFSIDPKTGVIKIQGEIDYEDNPTIEFDVQAMDLGPNPIPGHCKISVKVLDKNDNWPVISFVSVRQGAISEAAPPESVIALVRVTDKDSGRNGQLQCRVLGNVPFRLQENNDNFYTLLTDRPLDRELKDEYNVTIVARDNGIPSLNYTKSFTVKILDENDNAPRFTKTVYVLQVPENNIPGEYLGSVLAHDPDIGQNGTVSYSILPSHIGDVSVHTYVSVNPTNGAIYASRSFNYEQTKFFEFKVQAKDAGSPHMEGSATVRVSVLDVNDNLPVIVLPLLINDTVEIMVPRNVGLGYIVTTVRAVDQDHGESGRLTYEIWEGNEEHLFEMDPVAGEVRTAHAVWEDVAPAVELVVKVTDHGKPPLSAVAKLIIKANTGAMAAGESSASGEQQHWDMSLPLIITLCIISLMLLAVMTTIAVKSKHQDKEAGNYNCRMAEYSNPPVGNGKKKRINKSDIMLVQSEVEERDSVSRMSVVSSPSLITSPICFDYQATSPLPLTLPRSEVMYLKTTFNSLTVPRAGCHSSFAGLTTETPMDRMSVIQTDNFPSEPNNVANRQPFAQSSSTFKDAERASLRDSGHGDSDQADSDLDTNKGCACNTSARGALKMKATAVNGQPLDQGQGRSVHCTDECRALGHSDRCWMPKLRVGGQADSGDNRTDLFIPVGMEATAETEIYGSLNRSAARKTLSTFGKEQRDSTILVANIKPYFKSQSARSPLLQECSSGSSSPTKGNTPLDSHTKGPREEVGRDGEGGSDSSAYGPPDGQCSPPHTELEEPSYMACGLTPKSLSNSLIHSSEIRSGIISQECVGMECVSPNQRDSGD is encoded by the exons ATGCGTCTTCCTGTCATATGTTTCCTTCTCTTCTGGGCTAAAGCCCGGACACTGAAAAATCTAAATTATTCTGTTCCGGAGGAGCAGGGACCTGGAACTGTTATCGGAAACATTGCTAAGGATGCCGGATTTGGACCGGTGGAGAAAGGAACCAAATCGAACTTTCGAGTTCTGGAGAATTCTGCTCCACATCTCATTGATGTGGATTCGGAGAGTGGGCTGCTTTTTACCAAACAGCGGATTGACAGGGAGACATTGTGCAAACGCAACCCTAAGTGTCAGCTCTCTATGGAAGTGTTTGCCAACGACAAGGAAATATGCATGATCAAGATTGATGTAGTGGATATAAACGACAACTCCCCCAGTTTCCCTTCAGATCACATCAATATTGATATTTCAGAGAACGCAGCTGCTGGGACACGGTTCCCTTTAACAATTGCACACGACTCAGATTCTGGACAAAACGGAATAAAGACTTATCAGGTCACCAGAGATGATTACAATACATTTTCTTTGGACTTGAAATTGAGAGGTGATGGAACCATATATCCTGAATTGGTGGTTCAGCGCCCTCTAGATAGGGAGGATCAGTCTCATCACACCCTCCTTTTGACAGCCATTGATGGAGGGGAGTATCCGAGATCAGGGTCCATGCAAATCAACGTGAGAGTTACTGATTCAAACGATAATAGCCCAGTATTTGACAAACCCAGCTACATGCTGGAGCTTCCTGAAAACTCACCGCCTGGGAGAATGCTGATAGATGTGAATGCAACTGATCAAGATGAGGGCAGCAATGGACAGGTAGTCTATTCTTTCAGTGGATATGCATCCGATAGAGTCCAAGAGTTGTTTTCTATTGATCCCAAAACAGGTGTCATTAAGATTCAGGGAGAAATTGACTATGAGGATAATCCAACCATTGAATTTGACGTGCAGGCCATGGACCTGGGGCCTAACCCCATACCTGGCCATTGTAAGATTTCAGTCAAGGTGCTTGACAAGAATGATAACTGGCCCGTTATAAGTTTTGTCTCCGTCCGCCAGGGAGCGATCAGTGAGGCAGCGCCTCCAGAATCTGTCATCGCCCTGGTGAGAGTCACTGATAAGGATTCTGGGAGGAATGGCCAGCTCCAGTGCAGGGTGCTTGGCAATGTACCATTCAGGCTGCAGGAAAACAATGATAATTTTTACACTTTGCTCACAGACAGACCTCTAGACAGGGAACTGAAAGACGAATATAATGTGACCATAGTGGCCAGAGACAACGGAATACCCTCGTTGAATTACACCAAATCATTTACAGTGAAAATCTTAGATGAGAATGATAATGCACCGCGTTTCACCAAGACAGTGTATGTGCTCCAGGTGCCTGAGAACAACATCCCAGGGGAGTACTTAGGCTCAGTTCTGGCTCATGATCCAGATATAGGTCAGAATGGAACTGTGTCTTACTCCATTTTACCGTCGCACATCGGAGACGTGTCAGTTCACACCTACGTGTCTGTGAACCCTACCAACGGAGCCATTTACGCCTCAAGGTCTTTCAACTACGAACAAACTAAGTTCTTTGAGTTCAAAGTTCAAGCTAAAGACGCAGGTTCTCCTCATATGGAGGGCAGTGCCACAGTCAGAGTCAGTGTGCTTGACGTCAATGACAATCTACCAGTTATTGTATTACCCCTCCTGATAAATGACACTGTGGAAATCATGGTCCCTAGAAATGTAGGTCTGGGGTACATAGTGACCACGGTGAGAGCGGTCGATCAGGACCACGGGGAGAGCGGTCGTCTGACCTACGAGATCTGGGAGGGTAATGAGGAGCACCTGTTTGAGATGGACCCTGTGGCCGGCGAGGTGAGGACTGCCCATGCTGTGTGGGAGGACGTGGCCCCAGCTGTGGAGCTGGTAGTGAAGGTAACCGACCACGGCAAGCCCCCACTGTCTGCCGTGGCTAAGCTGATCATTAAGGCCAACACAGGAGCCATGGCAGCAGGGGAGTCCAGCGCCAGCGGGGAGCAGCAGCACTGGGACATGTCCCTGCCCCTCATAATCACCCTCTGCATCATCTCCCTCATGCTCCTGGCTGTCATGACTACCATCGCCGTTAAGTCCAAGCATCAAGATAAGGAGGCAGGGAATTATAACTGCCGTATGGCCGAGTACTCCAACCCCCCGGTTGGAAACGGCAAGAAGAAGAGGATCAACAAGAGCGACATCATGCTGGTGCAGagcgaggtggaggagagggactcTGTGAGCAGGATGAGCGTGGTGAGCAGCCCGTCTCTCATCACCTCACCTATCTGTTTCGACTACCAGGCGACCAGCCCCCTGCCTCTCACGCTGCCCAGGTCAGAGGTCATGTATCTGAAAACCACTTTCAACAGCCTGACGGTACCTCGGGCTGGCTGTCACTCAAGCTTTGCGGGGCTTACCACAGAGACTCCTATGGATAGAATGTCAGTGATACAG ACGGATAATTTTCCTTCGGAGCCGAATAACGTGGCCAACAGGCAACCATTTGCTCAAAG CAGCTCAACTTTTAAGGATGCAGAGCGAGCGAGCCTCCGAGACAGTGGCCATGGTGATAGTGACCAGGCTGATAGTGACCTGGATACTAATAAAGGCTGCGCCTGCAACACATCTGCCAGGGGGGCCCTCAAGATGAAAGCCACAGCAGTTAATGGCCAGCCTCTTGACCAGG GACAAGGCAGATCTGTTCACTGCACAGATGAATGTCGTGCGCTGGGCCATTCTGACAGATGCTGGATGCCAAAGCTACGTGTAGGAGGCCAAGCAGACAGCGGCGATAATCGCACCGACCTTTTCATCCCAGTGGGAATGGAGGCCACGGCTGAGACAGAGATTTATGGCAGCCTCAACCGCAGCGCAGCCAGAAAAACCCTCAGCACGTTCGGCAAGGAGCAGCGGGACAGCACCATCCTAGTGGCCAACATCAAACCCTACTTCAAGTCTCAGAGTGCCCGCAGTCCCCTGCTGCAGGAGTGCTCTTCTGGGTCCAGCAGCCCCACCAAAGGGAACACACCCCTGGACTCCCACACCAAAGGGcctagggaggaggtggggagggacgGGGAGGGGGGCTCAGACAGCAGTGCCTATGGACCCCCAGACGGCCAATGTTCACCGCCCCATACGGAATTGGAGGAGCCGTCATATATGGCTTGCGGCCTCACGCCCAAGTCCCTGTCAAACAGCCTTATCCACAGCTCTGAGATCAGATCTGGGATCATCAGCCAGGAATGTGTGGGGATGGAGTGTGTCAGTCCAAACCAGCGGGACTCTGGGGACTGA